Within Caproicibacterium argilliputei, the genomic segment TGGTTGCCTCCAGCAATTCCGGCACCGGGTCCAACTTGCGGGCAATGATGACGGCCGGCGGCTTTTTGCTGAAGATTTCATCCAGCACTTCTTTTCGTTTTGCAACAGGACTGTCGTTCAGAAAAGCAGTTTCCGCATTGCCAAGCACCAAAATCCGCGAAGTATCATAATAATCATAGAAGCCGTTCAGTTCCAGGCCGGGGCGGTTCACATCCGTAGAAGTAATCAGAATCTTCTGCGGGTCGCCAGGCATATAAATGGTTTCCAGGGAAAGCTCCTTCATGACTTTGTCAAGAGAAACGCTGTACGTCGTAGCCATACGAAAACACCTGCTCTTTCTAGATTTTCTGCACGGCAGACTGCCGCCATTTCTTTCTATTATATCCTAAGTACCGAAAAGTTTAAAGACCAAAAAGCGCAAAAGATGAATTATTCTTCTTTTATTCAGCTTGAACAGCGCGAATATTGTGTTATAATGTAAATAATTCTGATTTTGTCCGGATGGTGCCTTTTTCGTGGAAGGCAGCAGTTTCCTGTCCGTTTTTGTCAGCCGGGCAAAAACCATTTCGGAGGTCGTTTATGAAAGTCGCCTTGTTTTCCGGGGCCGGCGCGGTCAAATGCGCCGCCTCCACTTATACTTCCGTGCTGAAAAGCGGACTGGAAAAGGCAGGCCACCAGGTTCTGCTGGTTACCGCCGACCCGGCAATTGACGACTGCTTCGCGCAGGACGGCAAAATTTTCTGCCCGGCAAAAATCACCCCTAGCCTTTACGGGATGTCTGTGCGCACCAGTCTGCTTGGCCCCATGGAAGAACTGCTGAACAACTTTCGCCCGGATCTGGTTCACCTTGTCACACTGGATGAAATGGGGCTGGCCGGGCTGAAATATGCCCAAAGGCGCCGCCTGCCGCTAGTCACCACCATTCACAACCTCCACGACGCTCTGGAAGGCTACGGCGTCAACAAAGCCTATGACAACCTGGCAAAAATGAAGGTGCGCAGCACCGTACGGAAAATCGTGACGGAAAGTGACATGGTTCTGGCGCCGAGCGCCCAAACTGCTGGGCTTTTGCAGGAACTGGATATCTCCTGTGCGGTTGCGCGTTCGCCTTTCTGCATTGACTTGGAAACTTTCCATCCGTCAGAGCCAACTTCACAGATTCGGGAGCGTCTAAACATCCCCAAAGACGTGACCTGCTACATTTTCGCCGGTCGGCTGGTGGATGACTGCGGCCTTGATGAGCTGCTGGAGGTGTGGAATGCCTCTGTACCCGCAATCGACAACCTGCACCTGATCGTCGCGGGCAGTGGGCCGGACGCAGCATTTTTTGCGGAAAAAGTCAAGATGCTCTCCCTCTCCTACCAAGTGACCTTTGCCGGTGAGCTATCGCCGTCTGACCTGAACGACTGCTTCTCCTGCTGTCGCGCATTTGTCAGTGCAAGCCGTTCTTCTGCGGTGAAGGCCTCTCCGCTGGAAGCACAGGCAGCCGGTCTGCCGGTCATCGTCCACAAGGACAGCGCCAATGCAGAGTTGGTGCGCGATGGTGTCAATGGTTTCACCTATGACACACCGTCGCAGTTTGGTGAGAAGCTGCACATGATGGCGGGTCTTGACCCGGAGGGGGAAATTCTTCTGCGAAAGCTCGTGCGCAAGAGCGCGGTCAATCTGTCTGACAAAAACCTTGCCGCCGTTATGGAGGATACCTACGAAGAAGCAAAGAAACACCACCGCGAAACGCTGCGGGACGAATAAAAAACCGTACTGCCGATTCAAACGGCAGTACGGTTTTTCTTTGTCAGCAGAAATATTCCTAGAGCATCTCCCGAATATGCTGTGCCAGATACAGCACAACCGGAAAAATGTACAGCGCCATGGTCATCAGCGCGGCAATTCCCGCAAAAAGCAGACCGGCAGGTTTTTCCAGCCATCGCAGACGGCGCAGCCACTTTTTGCGGTGCAGCAAGAGCAGCAGAATGACTGCCGCAGCACCAAAGACGCTGCACACCGCGCCGCCCACAAAGCCCGGCGATGTATACTGCACGCGAACGGTGTTTTTCCCCGCCTGCAGCTTTACAGCCAAAAACGTGCCGGAAGCAAGGCTGGTCTGTGCCGTGGTACCGTTAACAGTCGCATGGAAGCCGCTTCCGCCGCGCAGCGGCAGTACCAGCCAACCGCCGCTTTTCGCCTGCACCGTTCCGGAAATCGTGCTGCCGTCCGCCTGCAGGTCGGCGGTCTGTGTCTGCTGCAGCGCCGCTTCCAGCTTTTCATCATCCATTTTCGCAACGCCAAAGGAGAGGCAGTCCACATTGTGCAAAACCTCCACCTGAATCTCCACTTTCTGATCCTCAAAGGTTCCCAGATCCAGAAGGCCGTTAAAATTGCCGTTTGGATAATTGTCCATTACCATCTTGTTGTTGACGTAAATACGGAACGCGTTGTCCAAAGGGCTGCTCAAATCACGTGACGTTTTGTTGTAACAGTCAAAGTATAAAGTTGTTTTGCCGGTCACCAGAATCTGGTACAAAACGCTTCCATCGGAGGAGGCGGAAACGCGCGTGCCGCTGCCCGGAACCGTTTCAACCTCTGCCTGATACAATTCTGTGGGAGAAACGCGCGTCAGCAGGGAGTCGCTCTTTCCAAACACCGTCTGATACAGCGTATTCTGCGCGGCAAAGCGGTCGCCATCCTTCGGCGTGCTGCCCAATGCCTGCGTTACAAAGCCAAACGGCAGGCTGTACGGCTGCTTCACAATGGAATAGGTACCGTTGCTGTAAATGCTTTTTCGCCCGTTTTCACTGCCGCTGCGCGTGATACTGTACTTCTGCGCGAGCAGCGCATCCGTCAAAAGCGTGCCGCCGCTGGAGTGAATCTCCATCCAGTGCGAGGAATATCCCAGCTTCTGCAGGGACTCCATATATACTCCGTTGGTCAGCGAAGTGTAATGGTCAAGCGCCGGATATCCCAATGCGCCGGTCAGGTTGGTGTCAAAGTACAGGTCATCCACTTTCATGCGGTACAGGGAGCTGTCCTGCACACGGTTCTGCAGGTCTGTCACACTCTGGTACGCATTTCCGTTTCCCGCGGCGGCGGTCACATATACATTGACGTTAAAGCAAAGCTCCACCGCCGTCACCACACACAGCAGCACACTCACTGCCCTTACTGAAAAGCGGCGGCAGCGGAATCCAAAAAACAGGAGCAAATACACGCAGAGCACCGCGCCGGTAAACAGCAGACCCAGTTTCAGCGCGCTGTTGTCTGCCCACAGCGTCTGCGCATAGCGTGTCAATGCCGTTTTCTGCGTTCTGAGCAGCCACGCACCCAGTGCCGCCGCACCTGCTGTGCCTGCGCACGCCAGCAGCAAAAGCCCCGGCCCTGCGGCAGGCTGCGGAGGCGCCAACCGCTGGCTCTGCTCCAGATGCCATGCGGTCAGCAGCAAACCCGTCAGCGGAATCATGTACCCGAAGCGCACAGGAAACGCCTGGTAACTGCCCAGGTGCCACATTCGGTCAATCGGGTCAATCACCAGCGGCAGCAGCAGGAACAGCAGTGTCAGGAACAGCGCCCCCTGCACCTCCCGCTTTCGCGGCTCCGTCAAATACAGCGGCACCGCCGCGACTGCCGCCGCTGTGCAGGTCCAAATCGGCAGCGTGGTCGGCAGGCTCGGCGTAAAGCTGCCACCACTCACACTGGAGACTAAATCCATCACCCTGCCGGACTGCAGATACTCCAGAAAGGACGGCAGCCACACGACCGCCGTTGCCAGCAGCGCCGCCGCTGTGCTCAGCCCCAGCAGCATGAGCACGCGCCCGCGCCGTCGCGGCAGCAGGTAAACCGCTGACAAAACGCCGAACAGTAATACCAGCCAGAAAAACACCATGGCGCTTAAATAGTAGTTGACCACAATCACTGCGCAGAGTGTCAGCACAAACAAAGCCGGTCTTTCCGCGCGGCAAAGCCGATACACCCCCAGCACCAAAATGGGAAACAGCGCTGCCATGTCCAGCCAGACGATGTTCTGGTAGTACATCATCGCAAAACCGGAGCAGGCGTACATGACGGAAAAGCTGCTTGCCTGCATGGTGTTCAGGTGCGGAAACAAGGTCGTAAAAAGAACCGCTGCCGTGCCGGCGCAGAGCGCCAGCTTCAGCAGAAGCAGAATGTTCATAAAAACATAGAAATCCGCCTTCGGCACAAAGGCTGTCAAAAACGTAAACGGACTGGAGAGGAAAAAGAAAAAGACACCCCAGAAGTCCATGCCGCCTGCGTTCTGCAGATTTAGAAACATAGAGGTTTTTCCCGCGAGAATATCCTGAAATTCCATCATCAGCGGCACAACCTGATGGTTCATGTCGCACCACGCCACCGTTTTGCTGCCAAACGGAAACAGGCCTGCCGCGGCAAAGCAGCCGGAAACCAGCAGCAGAACTGCCAGCGGCGCAGCCAAAATCGCCCGGTTCTGCCGTATCTGCAAACAATCATCCCCTTTCTTCCGCACAGATAAGATTGTTATATTTTACCTTTTTCTTGTGCAAATAGCAAGTCCGCACCGCAAATTTGCAAAAAAAGCAGAGGAAACAGACCGTTTCCTCTGCTTTCCGCTTATTTGCCCAACAGCACTTTATGGTAAACTTTCTTGCCTTTTTTCAGCACCGCTGCCCCATCCGGGAAGTCCGCCGCCGTCAACACAGCCGCCGGATCAGTCACCTTCGTGCCATTGACAGCAAGACCACCCTGCTGCACCAGACGGCGAGCTTCGCTCTTGCTGGGCACCAGTTTCACCTTGACAAGCAGTTCCAGTACGGCCACAGAATCTTCTGTAAAGTCAGACAGTTCCAGCGTGCTGGTGGGCATATTGGCGGTATCTGCGCCGCCGCCAAACAGCGCGCGCGCGCCCTCGCGGGCTTTTTCCGCTTCTGTTTCGCCATGAATGGCCTTTGTAACTTCGTAAGCAAGCACCTCTTTGGCTTTGTTCAGCGCGCTGCCCTCGCAGTTTGTCAGTTCGCGAATCTTCTCTATAGGCAGGAACGTCAGGAATTTCAGGCAGCGCTCCACATCCGCGTCGCCGATGTTCCGCCAGTACTGGTAAAATTCAAACGGGCTTGTCTTGTTCGGATCCAGCCAAACGGCACCTTTTTCCGTTTTGCCCATTTTCTTGCCCTCGCTGTTGGTCAGCAGTCCCAGCGTCAAGCCATAAGCGGATTTGTTATCTTTCCGGCGAATCAGCTCCACACCGCCGATGATATTGCTCCACTGGTCATCACCGCCAACCTCCAGCACACAGTCGTACCGGCGGTTTAATTCCAGAAAGTCATAGCTCTGCATAACCATGTAGTTCATTTCAAAGAAAGAAAGTCCGCGCTCCAGACGCTGCTTGTAGCACTCGGCTGCCAGCATCCGGTTTACGGAGAAGCACACGCCGATGTCCCGCAAAAACTCCACGTAATTGAGGTTCAGCAGCCAATCGGCGTTGTTCGCCATAATCGCCTTGCCCTCGGAAAAATCAACCAGCGGCGCCATCTGCCTGCGGAAGCACGCCACGTTGTGGTCAATCTGCTCGCGCGTCAGCATTTTGCGCATATCCGTTTTACCGGATGGGTCGCCAATCATGCCGGTGCCGCCGCCAAACAGGGCAATCGGTGTATGTCCTGCTTGCTGCAGGCGTGCCATGGTCATGATGGTTACGAAATGCCCGACGTGCAGGCTGTCCGCGGTCGGGTCAAAGCCGATGTAAAACGCACACTTGCGGTTATCCAGCAAGTCGCGCACGGCTTCCTCGTCTGTCACCTGCGCAATGAGTCCGCGTTCTTTTAAATCTTCGTATACACCCATTTGAATACCTCCAAAAATACTGCAGAGAGTAAACAAAAACGCCCCCTGCTTTTTCTTGCAGAGGGCGGAAAATTCCGCGGTACCACCTCAGTTTACCGCTTTCTCACAAAAGCGGCCTCACGGGTACATTTTTCATACATATAGGAAAAGATACCCCTGCGCTGTAACGCGCGCACACGGCCCAGCCTACCGGCAAATTGCTTTCAGTGGGCGGCTCCGGGAGGTAATTTGGGCGGGAGCAGGCGCCGGCTCGCACCAACCGCCGGCTCTCTGTGGCGCTGTTTTCCCGCTTAAGGATTCCCATCACAGCCTTTGTGTGCATTATACCGTTTTTCCGAAGCAATGTCAAGAAACGAAAATTCATCCCCGCTTCATAAATTTGAAATTCTTTTTTGCTAGAATAAGGGCTTCCAAAAGAATAGAATCAGGTGTTACTATGAACCGAATGAACCGCACGGAATTGGTCAAAGAGCAGTACCGCAGCACGGATAACCTGAACATCCGCATTACCCTGCATGAGAAGTACAGCACCAACCGGCAGGGCTTCGGCAACTGGATTTTGGAGCAGTACCGGTTCTTTCCCGGCTGCCGGATTCTGGAACTCGGCTGCGGTACCGGCGACCTCTGGGAAAGTCACACAGACCTGCTGCCCGCGTCAAGCGAGCTGATTCTCTCTGACTTTTCGCAGGGGATGGTTACGGAAGTACAAAAGAAATTTGCCGCCTGTCCGCACATTTCCTGCCAAAAAATCGACATAGCGAATATTCCCTTCCCTAACTGCAGCTTTGATTGGGTCATCGCAAACATGATGCTGTACCATGTGCCAAACCTGGAAGGGGCATTGGCTGAAGCTGCGCGTGTTTTAAAACCTGGCGGGCACTTTGCTGCCGCCACCTATGGGGAGCACGGCATTGCGGATTATCTGGAAGAGCACCTGCACGCTTACGGCTTTTCCCAGAAAGTAAACAACACCTTTACCCTGCAAAACGGAAACGCACTTCTGTCCCGCCGCTTCCGAACCGTTGAAAGATGCGTGTATCCGGACGCACTGGAAGTAACGGAAACCAAGGATTTGGTAGACTACATTCTGTCCATGACTTCTATGACGAATCTTTCTTTAGACCGCGCGGCACTCTTTGCATACTTTGAAGCACAGAAAAACGAGTGCGGGGTTATCCGGATTCCCGAGGAATACGGGATGTTCCTCTGCACCCTTTAAAAAGCAGCGGCTGCCGGAAATCACACGGCAGCCGCTGCTTTATTCTGTTTCGTTTTTGCTGTTTTTTCCTACGGCAAGCTGCAGCATCTCCTCTGCATTTTGCAGTGTCAGCGGCGTAATCTGTGTGCCGCCAATCAGCCGCGCCAGCTCCTGCCTGCGGCCGGCATGATCCAGCAGCGTAACCTGTGTAAAGGTTCTGCCGCTTTCCGTATGCTTTTCAATGCGGTACTGCCGGTCGCCGAGTGCTGCAATCTGTGCCAGATGCGTCACGCACAGCACCTGCCGCCCCTTTGCCGTCTGCCGCAGTTTCTGCCCGATTTTCTGTGCCGCGCTGCCCGAAACGCCGGTATCCACTTCGTCGAAAATCAGCGTACCAACACTGTCCCTGCCGGAAAGCAGCGACTGAATCGCCAGCAGAATACGTGAAAGCTCGCCGCCGGAAGCAATCTTCGCAAGCGGGCGTGCCGGTTCACCGGGGTTGGCGGAAATCAAAAACTGCACTGCGTCACAGCCTGCAGGCCCCGGCTCACCGGGCTCCTGCTGCACTGTAAACACCACGCCCGGCATATCCAGATACGCAAGCTCGGCGCGCACCTGTCTAGCAAATCCAGTAGCAGCCTTTCTGCGCGCGGAAGAAAGCTGCGCACCCAACTGCCGCACCTCTTTTTCCGCTTTGGCGCAGGCTTTCTGCAAACGCTCCAATTCTTCGCCGCTGTGCTGCACCGCGTCAAGCTCCCGGCGGCAGTTTTCCAGATACTGCAGCATTTCCTCTTCAGTTTTGCCGTATTTCAGGGATAAGTGATAGTAAACATTCAGTCGTTCTTCAATATCATCCAGTTCCCGCGGGTCAAACTCATTGTCTTCACACTGCCCGCCGATTTCTTCCGCGCAGTCCTGCAGGTCATAGCCAATGCTTTCCAGCCTGCCTGTCAGCGCGCCCAACTCCGGCAGCACATCTCCCACAGAAGAGAGGGCTTTTGCCGCATCCAGCACTGCAGCGCAGGCACCGGGCAGCTCCTCGCCGCCGTTGAGCAGGGTGTCTGCCTGACGCAAGGCTTCGGTAATTTTCCCGCTGTTGCGGATACGCTGCCGCCGGTTCTGCAGTTCTTGCTGCTCGCCCGGCTGAATCTGCGCCGCTTCCAGTTCCTCTGCCTGGTAGGTGAGCAAGTCAATCCGCCGCGCTTTTTCAGATTCGTCCAAATTCACAGTGGAAAGCTGCCTGCAAAGACCCTTCCATGCGGTGTATGCCTCCCGGTAGCTGTGCCGCAGCTCCGGCGAAACACCCATACGGTCCAGATAGCGCAGATGGTTTTCCGGCGAAAGCAGACCGTAACTCTCATGTTGACCGTGCAGATTGATCAGCAGCGCGCCCAGTTCCTTCAGCGCGGAAACCGAAGCCGGTCGCGCGCCGATGTGGCAGACCGTGCGGCCGTCCTCACGGATTTCGCGCTGCAGAAGCAGGGTGCCGTCTTCCTCCGGCGAAAAGCCGAGAGCCTCCAGCTTTCGCTGCACCCGCTGCCCAAAGTCCGAAAAGCTCGCGCTGACAAAAGCACCCTTGGCACCGCTGCGCACCAGTTCCCGCGACGTGCGCTGCCCCAGCACCGCATGAATCGCGTCGATAATAATGGATTTGCCCGCGCCGGTTTCACCGGTCAGCACGTTAAAACCGGCGCCGAAGTCTATGGTTGCCTTTTCAATCACTGCAATATTTTCAATATACAACTGATTTAACATTGGATTACCCCATCATTCTGGTCAGCTCGGCAACAAACTGCTGGGATGCGTGCTCGCTGCGCATGGCAACAAAAATGGTGTCATCC encodes:
- a CDS encoding glycosyltransferase → MKVALFSGAGAVKCAASTYTSVLKSGLEKAGHQVLLVTADPAIDDCFAQDGKIFCPAKITPSLYGMSVRTSLLGPMEELLNNFRPDLVHLVTLDEMGLAGLKYAQRRRLPLVTTIHNLHDALEGYGVNKAYDNLAKMKVRSTVRKIVTESDMVLAPSAQTAGLLQELDISCAVARSPFCIDLETFHPSEPTSQIRERLNIPKDVTCYIFAGRLVDDCGLDELLEVWNASVPAIDNLHLIVAGSGPDAAFFAEKVKMLSLSYQVTFAGELSPSDLNDCFSCCRAFVSASRSSAVKASPLEAQAAGLPVIVHKDSANAELVRDGVNGFTYDTPSQFGEKLHMMAGLDPEGEILLRKLVRKSAVNLSDKNLAAVMEDTYEEAKKHHRETLRDE
- a CDS encoding YfhO family protein, encoding MQIRQNRAILAAPLAVLLLVSGCFAAAGLFPFGSKTVAWCDMNHQVVPLMMEFQDILAGKTSMFLNLQNAGGMDFWGVFFFFLSSPFTFLTAFVPKADFYVFMNILLLLKLALCAGTAAVLFTTLFPHLNTMQASSFSVMYACSGFAMMYYQNIVWLDMAALFPILVLGVYRLCRAERPALFVLTLCAVIVVNYYLSAMVFFWLVLLFGVLSAVYLLPRRRGRVLMLLGLSTAAALLATAVVWLPSFLEYLQSGRVMDLVSSVSGGSFTPSLPTTLPIWTCTAAAVAAVPLYLTEPRKREVQGALFLTLLFLLLPLVIDPIDRMWHLGSYQAFPVRFGYMIPLTGLLLTAWHLEQSQRLAPPQPAAGPGLLLLACAGTAGAAALGAWLLRTQKTALTRYAQTLWADNSALKLGLLFTGAVLCVYLLLFFGFRCRRFSVRAVSVLLCVVTAVELCFNVNVYVTAAAGNGNAYQSVTDLQNRVQDSSLYRMKVDDLYFDTNLTGALGYPALDHYTSLTNGVYMESLQKLGYSSHWMEIHSSGGTLLTDALLAQKYSITRSGSENGRKSIYSNGTYSIVKQPYSLPFGFVTQALGSTPKDGDRFAAQNTLYQTVFGKSDSLLTRVSPTELYQAEVETVPGSGTRVSASSDGSVLYQILVTGKTTLYFDCYNKTSRDLSSPLDNAFRIYVNNKMVMDNYPNGNFNGLLDLGTFEDQKVEIQVEVLHNVDCLSFGVAKMDDEKLEAALQQTQTADLQADGSTISGTVQAKSGGWLVLPLRGGSGFHATVNGTTAQTSLASGTFLAVKLQAGKNTVRVQYTSPGFVGGAVCSVFGAAAVILLLLLHRKKWLRRLRWLEKPAGLLFAGIAALMTMALYIFPVVLYLAQHIREML
- the tyrS gene encoding tyrosine--tRNA ligase, with translation MGVYEDLKERGLIAQVTDEEAVRDLLDNRKCAFYIGFDPTADSLHVGHFVTIMTMARLQQAGHTPIALFGGGTGMIGDPSGKTDMRKMLTREQIDHNVACFRRQMAPLVDFSEGKAIMANNADWLLNLNYVEFLRDIGVCFSVNRMLAAECYKQRLERGLSFFEMNYMVMQSYDFLELNRRYDCVLEVGGDDQWSNIIGGVELIRRKDNKSAYGLTLGLLTNSEGKKMGKTEKGAVWLDPNKTSPFEFYQYWRNIGDADVERCLKFLTFLPIEKIRELTNCEGSALNKAKEVLAYEVTKAIHGETEAEKAREGARALFGGGADTANMPTSTLELSDFTEDSVAVLELLVKVKLVPSKSEARRLVQQGGLAVNGTKVTDPAAVLTAADFPDGAAVLKKGKKVYHKVLLGK
- a CDS encoding class I SAM-dependent methyltransferase, producing MNRMNRTELVKEQYRSTDNLNIRITLHEKYSTNRQGFGNWILEQYRFFPGCRILELGCGTGDLWESHTDLLPASSELILSDFSQGMVTEVQKKFAACPHISCQKIDIANIPFPNCSFDWVIANMMLYHVPNLEGALAEAARVLKPGGHFAAATYGEHGIADYLEEHLHAYGFSQKVNNTFTLQNGNALLSRRFRTVERCVYPDALEVTETKDLVDYILSMTSMTNLSLDRAALFAYFEAQKNECGVIRIPEEYGMFLCTL
- the recN gene encoding DNA repair protein RecN; the protein is MLNQLYIENIAVIEKATIDFGAGFNVLTGETGAGKSIIIDAIHAVLGQRTSRELVRSGAKGAFVSASFSDFGQRVQRKLEALGFSPEEDGTLLLQREIREDGRTVCHIGARPASVSALKELGALLINLHGQHESYGLLSPENHLRYLDRMGVSPELRHSYREAYTAWKGLCRQLSTVNLDESEKARRIDLLTYQAEELEAAQIQPGEQQELQNRRQRIRNSGKITEALRQADTLLNGGEELPGACAAVLDAAKALSSVGDVLPELGALTGRLESIGYDLQDCAEEIGGQCEDNEFDPRELDDIEERLNVYYHLSLKYGKTEEEMLQYLENCRRELDAVQHSGEELERLQKACAKAEKEVRQLGAQLSSARRKAATGFARQVRAELAYLDMPGVVFTVQQEPGEPGPAGCDAVQFLISANPGEPARPLAKIASGGELSRILLAIQSLLSGRDSVGTLIFDEVDTGVSGSAAQKIGQKLRQTAKGRQVLCVTHLAQIAALGDRQYRIEKHTESGRTFTQVTLLDHAGRRQELARLIGGTQITPLTLQNAEEMLQLAVGKNSKNETE